The Arachis hypogaea cultivar Tifrunner chromosome 19, arahy.Tifrunner.gnm2.J5K5, whole genome shotgun sequence genome has a window encoding:
- the LOC140182417 gene encoding uncharacterized protein: MDLYDRTTDPKHHLSNFKSWMYLADASDATRCKTFPTTLTKAAMKWFDSLPPRSVTSFDDLSRKFLMRFSIQKDKVKHAPSLLGVKQEIGEPMRDYMKRFNKACFDIKDLPTEAVIMDLVNGLREGPFSQSISKRHPTSLSDVQERVEKYINMEENARLQKLAREGWLNRYLMERLDHHGKRKRDDEDRRDPPPQTPERHIHIILGGFAGVGLTKSSRKRHLKEVYQVGGEPPDLPTISFTKEDWQGIIPGHDDPIVITMILANAHLHRTLVDQESSADILFKPAFDKFGLDEKELRAYLDMGWGMHQ; encoded by the exons atggacctatATGACAGGACTACTGACCCAAAGCACCAcctgagcaactttaaaagttgGATGTACCTAGCCGACGCCTCTGATGCTACTCGCTGTAAGACCTTTCCCACGACCTTgacaaaagcagcgatgaagtggttcgatagcctccccccaAGGTCGGTCACTAGCTTCGACGACCTCTCGCGTAAATTCCTTATGCGATTCTCTATCCAAAAGGATAAAGTAAAGCACGCACCGAGTCTCCTGGGAGTAAAACAGGAGATCGGAGAACCTATGAGAGACTACAtgaaaaggttcaacaaagcgtgcTTTGATATTAAAGACCTACCCACGGAGGCAGTGATCATGGACCTAGTAAATGGACTGCGAGAAGGCCCATTCTCCCAGTCCATCTCGAAAAGGCATCCGACTTCTTTGAGTGATGTACAAGAGAGAgtcgagaagtacatcaacatggaagaaaacgccagGCTAC aaaagctggccagagaaggttgGCTTaacagatatctcatggaaaggttgGACCATCATGGCAAGAGAAAACGAGATGACGAGGACCGAAGAGACCCGCCACCACAGACCCCGGAAAGACATATACACATTATCTTAGGAGGGTTTGCTGGAGTTGGTCTCACAAAGTCATCTCGCAAAAGGCACCTGAAAgaagtctaccaggtcggaggcGAACCTCCCGACCTCCCAACCATCTCTTTCACTAAAGAGGATTGGCAAGGCATCATTCCTGGACATGACGATCCAATTGTGATAACCATGATCCTTGCCAATGCCCATCTACACAGAACTCTGGTGGATCAGGAGAGCTCGGCTGATATCCTGTTCAAGCCAGCATTTGATAAGTTTGGACTGGATGAAAAGGAATTAAGAGCTTACCTCGATATGGGTTGGGGGATGCACCAATAA